In Candidatus Edwardsbacteria bacterium, the following are encoded in one genomic region:
- the rsmG gene encoding 16S rRNA (guanine(527)-N(7))-methyltransferase RsmG: MRQAVQTLGVTLSEEQIEKLSRFHTLVQEWNTKVNLISRRDIDNLLANHTMDSLSAIPVLIAGGSTLEVMDLGSGGGFPGIPLKICLPEIKLTCLEATQKKARFIELAIAELGLSGVVVIAKHSQAVQKDIALLNRYDFVTARAVAELKELVKISFPFLKVGGKLLAYKSSKAGQEIAAAGEIINKLGGTIEGELRQEQEPSDKDRKIIIIRKE, translated from the coding sequence ATGCGCCAGGCCGTCCAGACTTTGGGCGTGACGTTGAGCGAGGAGCAGATAGAAAAGTTATCACGCTTTCATACCCTGGTGCAGGAATGGAACACCAAAGTAAACCTGATCTCGCGACGAGACATAGACAACCTGCTGGCCAATCATACCATGGATTCGCTGTCAGCCATTCCGGTATTGATAGCCGGGGGATCAACGCTTGAAGTGATGGACCTGGGGTCGGGCGGGGGATTCCCCGGCATCCCGCTGAAGATATGCCTGCCGGAAATAAAACTGACCTGCCTGGAGGCCACCCAAAAGAAAGCCCGGTTTATCGAACTGGCCATCGCCGAGCTGGGACTGTCCGGCGTTGTGGTGATCGCCAAGCACTCCCAGGCGGTCCAAAAGGATATAGCTCTTTTAAATCGTTATGATTTCGTTACCGCCCGGGCGGTGGCGGAGCTCAAGGAGCTGGTGAAGATATCTTTTCCGTTCCTGAAGGTCGGCGGGAAACTGCTGGCCTACAAATCCAGCAAAGCCGGCCAGGAGATAGCAGCGGCCGGGGAAATCATAAATAAACTGGGGGGGACAATTGAGGGTGAATTGCGCCAGGAGCAGGAACCGAGCGATAAGGACAGAAAAATAATTATAATAAGGAAAGAATAA
- a CDS encoding Dabb family protein, producing MVKHIVMWTFKDHADGRSKDENLKLAAQMLAGLKDKIDTVRFLEVGQNINPSDAAYDLALYSEFDDQAGLDVYQKHPEHLKAVGFLGKVRQQRVVVDYKV from the coding sequence ATGGTAAAACATATCGTAATGTGGACTTTCAAGGATCATGCCGACGGCCGGAGCAAGGATGAAAATCTAAAGCTGGCCGCCCAGATGCTGGCCGGGCTCAAGGACAAGATCGATACGGTGCGCTTTCTGGAGGTGGGGCAGAACATCAACCCCTCCGATGCGGCCTATGATCTGGCGTTATATTCGGAGTTCGATGACCAGGCCGGGCTGGATGTCTATCAAAAACACCCCGAGCACCTTAAGGCCGTGGGATTCTTGGGAAAGGTGCGCCAGCAGCGGGTGGTGGTTGACTATAAGGTTTGA
- a CDS encoding ATP-binding protein: protein MNIFQNRRFLFSAILGQDKLKYAYLANIVNPRIGGLLISGPKGTGKSTIVHSVESILPEGKAVDGCIFNCHPERPQDFCSLCRERPDHPAATRKMRIINLPLSCTEDRLIGSIDIEKLLKTGQKVILPGILGQANGNILYVDEVNLLPDHLVDDILDAASTHWNTIEREGISVSHPADFVLVGTMNPEEGDLRPQILDRFPLCVKIETIKDPAIRSQVVQNNLLFENDRDAFHEKFAGQEAATGKQIIAARELLPQVTVSPELIDSVAASCAALKVDGQRPDIVIIKTAMTLAALNGRSEVISGDILLASELTLIHRTRDGGLLEPPTTDEIMDNFNKNLSKNKEPLQKTMVKQKIEVAAAAPSDQQSIKKNSNP, encoded by the coding sequence ATGAATATCTTCCAAAACAGACGCTTTCTTTTCTCCGCCATTCTGGGGCAGGACAAGCTCAAGTATGCCTACCTGGCCAATATCGTCAATCCACGAATAGGCGGGTTACTGATCAGCGGGCCCAAGGGTACCGGCAAGAGCACCATCGTCCATTCAGTGGAGTCCATCCTGCCGGAGGGAAAGGCGGTTGATGGCTGCATCTTCAACTGCCACCCGGAAAGGCCCCAGGACTTCTGCTCGCTGTGCCGCGAAAGGCCGGATCATCCGGCTGCCACCCGGAAGATGAGGATAATCAATCTCCCCTTAAGCTGCACCGAGGACCGGCTGATCGGAAGCATCGACATCGAAAAGCTCTTGAAGACCGGCCAGAAGGTTATCCTGCCCGGCATCCTGGGCCAGGCCAACGGCAACATCCTCTACGTGGACGAGGTCAACCTGCTGCCTGACCATCTGGTGGACGATATCCTGGACGCCGCCTCCACCCACTGGAACACCATCGAGCGCGAGGGCATCTCGGTTTCGCATCCGGCCGATTTCGTGCTGGTGGGCACCATGAATCCCGAGGAGGGCGACCTTAGGCCGCAGATCCTGGACCGCTTTCCTTTGTGCGTTAAGATAGAGACCATCAAGGATCCCGCCATCCGCTCCCAGGTGGTGCAGAACAATCTGCTGTTCGAGAACGACCGGGACGCTTTTCATGAAAAGTTCGCCGGACAGGAGGCGGCCACCGGAAAACAGATCATCGCCGCCCGGGAGCTTCTGCCACAAGTGACGGTCTCTCCGGAGCTGATTGATTCAGTGGCCGCCTCCTGCGCCGCCTTAAAGGTAGACGGCCAGCGGCCGGATATCGTGATAATAAAGACCGCCATGACCCTGGCCGCCCTCAACGGGCGCAGCGAGGTCATCTCCGGCGACATTCTGCTGGCCTCAGAGCTGACCCTGATCCACCGCACCCGAGACGGCGGACTGCTGGAGCCGCCAACCACCGATGAAATAATGGATAATTTTAATAAAAATCTGTCCAAGAACAAAGAGCCGCTCCAAAAAACAATGGTCAAGCAGAAGATAGAAGTTGCCGCCGCTGCCCCCTCCGACCAGCAAAGTATAAAAAAAAACAGCAATCCCTAG
- a CDS encoding VWA domain-containing protein yields MFQEPPGTFNQLKKAFFKFLNKISRLKSRTVRGSKKRKSVISDRSGRNIKIVRFRAGENTLAPLQTVVSSLIGGKYSLSRKEFSIGPGDFVGWEKLERQSMTLVLLVDVSRSTFPFIKIFAEILDSLTGYFKLHQDRIGLISLQGMQAKILNHPTHNYRVVTKGLMALKVQGESPLADGLLKALAMVRLEKFRKPGSTNLVILLSDGYPEPLTAHCPDIFDEPAYRETIRAASLYRKQALSLLMINPSFRNRDETKFMPGEKLSTIIARESRGKLIKLFRDPNLGSADRYYPPTRGEIRQILNGIEGMMGNKTGSERERGLAI; encoded by the coding sequence TTGTTCCAGGAGCCGCCCGGCACCTTCAATCAGCTGAAAAAAGCCTTCTTTAAATTTCTCAATAAAATAAGCCGCTTAAAATCCAGGACTGTGCGCGGCAGCAAAAAGCGCAAATCTGTCATCAGCGACCGGTCCGGACGCAACATCAAGATCGTCCGCTTCCGGGCCGGGGAGAACACCCTGGCTCCGCTGCAGACGGTGGTCAGTTCCCTGATCGGCGGCAAGTATTCGCTGTCCCGGAAAGAATTCAGCATCGGCCCCGGCGATTTTGTGGGCTGGGAGAAGCTGGAGCGCCAGAGCATGACCCTGGTGCTGCTGGTGGACGTCAGCCGTTCCACCTTCCCCTTCATCAAGATCTTCGCCGAGATCCTGGATTCCCTGACCGGCTACTTCAAACTGCATCAGGACCGCATCGGTCTGATCTCCCTGCAGGGCATGCAGGCCAAGATACTTAACCATCCCACCCATAATTACCGGGTGGTAACCAAAGGACTGATGGCCCTTAAGGTCCAGGGGGAAAGCCCGCTGGCTGATGGCCTGTTAAAGGCCCTGGCCATGGTCCGCCTGGAAAAATTCCGCAAGCCCGGATCCACCAATCTGGTGATCCTGCTCAGCGACGGCTATCCCGAGCCCCTGACCGCCCATTGCCCCGACATCTTCGATGAGCCGGCCTATCGGGAGACCATCCGGGCGGCCTCCCTCTATCGAAAGCAGGCTCTATCGTTGCTGATGATAAATCCCTCCTTCCGCAATCGCGACGAAACAAAATTCATGCCGGGCGAGAAACTGTCCACCATCATCGCCCGGGAGAGCCGGGGGAAACTGATCAAGCTGTTCCGGGATCCCAATCTTGGTTCCGCCGACCGGTACTATCCGCCCACCCGGGGCGAGATCCGGCAGATATTGAACGGCATCGAAGGAATGATGGGAAATAAAACGGGTTCTGAGCGGGAACGCGGCCTGGCGATATAA
- a CDS encoding DMT family transporter, translating into MPNRHLKADMWLLLATFFWGVTFVAVKDAMLYTSPLIFLGVRFLLAGLVLLPFCYKGLKKLSREGWRDGMLIGVFLFAGFAFQTVGLVHTTATRSAFITGMCVVLVPSLSAVMLKTKSDGWQILGVIMAASGLYFLSRPEAGGFNKGDYLTALCAVSFAVEVVLVQKFTQKHAPLDMIMVQVITTVLLSAIFIGALEKPHWQWSPSLLLDLAVTSLLATAGALVIQFYWQRRTTATRAAIIYTMEPLFAAGFAFVLFGEMLPMAGWLGAGMILAGTLTAELGK; encoded by the coding sequence ATGCCGAACAGACATTTAAAAGCGGATATGTGGCTATTGCTGGCCACATTTTTTTGGGGCGTCACCTTTGTGGCGGTCAAGGACGCCATGCTGTATACCTCACCCCTGATCTTTTTGGGGGTGCGGTTTCTGCTGGCCGGGCTGGTGCTGCTGCCGTTCTGTTATAAGGGTTTGAAAAAACTTTCCCGGGAGGGCTGGCGCGACGGAATGCTGATCGGGGTTTTTTTGTTCGCCGGGTTTGCCTTCCAGACCGTGGGGCTGGTTCACACCACCGCCACCCGATCGGCTTTTATCACCGGAATGTGTGTGGTGCTGGTGCCATCGCTCTCGGCAGTGATGCTGAAAACCAAAAGCGACGGCTGGCAGATACTGGGGGTGATCATGGCCGCCTCGGGGCTGTACTTCCTCTCCCGCCCGGAGGCCGGAGGATTTAACAAAGGTGATTATCTGACCGCCCTTTGCGCCGTCAGTTTCGCCGTGGAGGTGGTGTTGGTGCAGAAGTTCACCCAAAAGCACGCGCCCCTGGACATGATCATGGTCCAGGTGATAACCACGGTATTATTATCGGCCATCTTCATAGGCGCTTTGGAAAAACCGCATTGGCAATGGTCACCGAGCCTCCTGCTGGACCTGGCCGTCACCAGTCTGCTGGCAACTGCCGGGGCATTGGTCATCCAGTTCTACTGGCAGAGAAGGACCACCGCCACCAGGGCCGCCATCATCTATACCATGGAGCCCTTGTTTGCGGCGGGTTTCGCCTTTGTGCTTTTCGGCGAGATGCTTCCGATGGCGGGATGGCTGGGGGCGGGAATGATCCTGGCGGGGACGCTCACCGCCGAGCTGGGAAAATAA
- a CDS encoding DMT family transporter, whose product MKKTLLLFLMLLVVLSWGVAFVTIKYLLEVQKISAMGLTALRYVPAAAIVLAVMLVFYGPKRMLAVWGKEWRGISLYGITGVLGYNLALNFGETRIAAGTASLMVGLSPIFTLIASNLALREKITARKLSGIIISFIGLFAVVRWGTNDPINFNYLWGVLITLGAPISWTIYNIVGKPVVSREDPNLITMSAILWGSLPLVFFIPDNLAQLPAPAWWALAFLTLVCTIFGFLVWSWALKHTEAARLGAVVYLIPLVTVISSIFLLGEKLTAGLVIGGLILIGGVILAET is encoded by the coding sequence ATGAAAAAAACATTACTGCTTTTCTTAATGCTTCTGGTGGTGCTCTCCTGGGGAGTAGCCTTTGTGACCATCAAATACCTGCTGGAGGTCCAAAAGATTTCGGCCATGGGGCTTACCGCTCTGCGGTATGTTCCGGCGGCGGCGATAGTCCTGGCAGTAATGCTGGTCTTCTATGGCCCCAAAAGGATGTTGGCGGTCTGGGGTAAAGAGTGGCGGGGTATCTCGCTGTACGGAATTACCGGCGTCCTGGGATATAATCTGGCCCTCAACTTCGGCGAGACCAGAATAGCCGCCGGAACCGCCAGCCTGATGGTCGGCCTCTCTCCCATCTTCACCCTGATCGCTTCAAACCTGGCTCTGCGGGAAAAGATTACCGCCAGAAAATTGTCGGGGATAATCATCTCCTTTATCGGCCTGTTTGCGGTGGTGCGCTGGGGAACCAATGACCCCATCAATTTCAATTATCTGTGGGGGGTGCTGATCACCCTGGGCGCGCCGATATCCTGGACAATTTACAACATAGTGGGAAAACCGGTGGTTAGCCGCGAGGATCCCAATTTGATAACCATGTCGGCCATATTGTGGGGGAGCCTGCCGCTGGTTTTTTTCATTCCTGACAATCTGGCCCAATTACCGGCTCCTGCCTGGTGGGCTCTGGCCTTCCTGACGCTGGTGTGTACCATCTTCGGATTCCTGGTTTGGTCCTGGGCTTTAAAACACACCGAGGCCGCCCGGCTTGGCGCGGTGGTATACCTGATACCGCTGGTAACTGTGATATCGAGCATATTTTTATTGGGGGAGAAATTAACCGCCGGGCTGGTTATAGGAGGATTGATCCTGATAGGCGGCGTGATTTTGGCCGAGACCTGA
- a CDS encoding DUF4349 domain-containing protein yields the protein MVRNILCLFALLAWGMAGAESVAARISPAGGAGNGNIVIEVRNVKGIAQKIDRINAEYSPVVKNYNEYTNNRTKKSSINLSLQIPKEKALGLIGSYAELGDVQSKSYSEHQNYYDLENIQKKAEIFRRYLEKIISSEKPEAEMVKLLSQQIESLENQLRSATQQDSTQAMIQVSIKERGYDNNSSGQANLKDKYLLILLSAFLALLLFFLGLLTGWIRCRKKAMTDPNG from the coding sequence ATGGTAAGGAATATTTTATGCTTGTTTGCTTTGCTGGCATGGGGAATGGCCGGCGCCGAAAGCGTTGCCGCCAGGATAAGCCCGGCCGGAGGCGCCGGGAACGGGAATATCGTCATTGAAGTCAGGAACGTGAAGGGCATTGCCCAAAAGATCGACCGGATCAATGCCGAATACAGTCCGGTGGTCAAGAACTACAACGAATACACCAACAACCGGACCAAGAAAAGCTCCATAAACCTGAGCCTGCAGATCCCCAAGGAAAAAGCCCTGGGGTTGATCGGCTCATATGCCGAATTGGGCGACGTCCAGTCCAAAAGCTACAGCGAGCACCAGAACTATTACGACCTGGAGAATATCCAAAAAAAGGCGGAGATATTCAGAAGATACCTGGAGAAAATAATCTCCTCGGAAAAACCCGAAGCCGAGATGGTCAAGCTGCTGAGCCAGCAGATCGAATCGCTGGAGAACCAGCTGCGGAGCGCTACCCAGCAGGACAGCACCCAGGCCATGATACAGGTGTCCATCAAGGAGAGGGGCTATGATAATAACTCTTCCGGGCAGGCGAACCTAAAGGATAAATATTTGTTGATACTCCTCTCGGCATTTTTGGCGCTACTGCTCTTCTTTTTGGGATTATTGACCGGCTGGATAAGATGCCGGAAGAAAGCAATGACCGATCCCAATGGGTGA